In Bacillus sp. KH172YL63, one genomic interval encodes:
- a CDS encoding MDR family MFS transporter, producing the protein MKWKELPQNIKVRMITSFFNRAVSSAVMPFMALFFAQELNKIWAGAFLITTVVIGFFINLVGGYISDRFPRKKVLLTTSWLNAFFFLIMTVSLLPAENLIWLFAGAYIGFIITSSLGRPAMHAIIIDSTTPENRKAVYALDYWLVNLSMAIGAALGGLLYINHQTELFMMLTFTSTMIPIAYGIWLQDHFKDQLQKKHQNVFVDLISNYRVAFRDSAFVKVVFGSTFIFAAEFSLNSYIGIRLAETFDAVSVGSFEIVGVRMLSILNIQNMLLVVCFTFIINRFTDRMNKKHALLVGLLLYGIGYMTITSANTWYVLVAFNLIATMGELIYSPIRNAEQANMIPSDKRGSYSAFSNLSFSGADMIARSTIIIGAFLIPTMMSVYIGSIVMIGTFFIYTGLFVRSWTSGKVLDEGVTAGGK; encoded by the coding sequence ATGAAGTGGAAAGAATTACCTCAGAATATTAAAGTGAGGATGATCACCTCATTTTTTAATCGTGCCGTATCATCAGCCGTCATGCCATTTATGGCCCTGTTTTTTGCACAGGAACTGAACAAGATTTGGGCGGGGGCATTCCTGATCACAACAGTGGTGATCGGATTTTTCATCAATTTGGTAGGCGGTTATATATCAGATCGCTTTCCCCGGAAGAAAGTGCTGCTGACCACATCCTGGCTGAACGCTTTCTTCTTCCTGATCATGACGGTCAGCTTATTGCCGGCAGAGAATCTTATCTGGCTGTTTGCAGGTGCATACATAGGTTTCATCATTACGAGCAGTCTGGGCCGCCCGGCTATGCACGCCATCATCATCGATTCCACGACGCCTGAAAACCGGAAGGCCGTTTATGCCCTGGATTACTGGCTCGTCAACTTGTCGATGGCAATCGGGGCGGCACTTGGAGGATTACTCTACATCAATCATCAAACAGAATTATTCATGATGCTCACATTCACGTCGACGATGATTCCGATCGCATATGGAATCTGGCTGCAGGATCATTTTAAAGATCAGCTTCAAAAGAAGCATCAAAATGTCTTTGTGGATCTTATCAGCAATTATCGTGTTGCCTTTCGTGATTCTGCTTTCGTGAAAGTGGTTTTCGGCTCCACCTTCATTTTTGCGGCAGAATTCTCTTTGAACAGCTATATCGGCATCAGGCTCGCTGAAACATTCGACGCCGTAAGTGTGGGGAGTTTTGAAATCGTAGGGGTGAGGATGCTGAGTATCCTGAACATCCAGAACATGCTCCTTGTCGTATGCTTTACATTCATCATCAACCGGTTTACGGACCGAATGAACAAGAAGCATGCGTTGTTAGTCGGGCTGCTTCTGTACGGAATAGGCTATATGACCATTACTTCTGCAAATACGTGGTACGTGTTGGTTGCATTCAACCTGATTGCGACAATGGGTGAACTGATTTACTCACCGATCCGAAACGCGGAACAGGCCAACATGATCCCGAGCGACAAACGGGGATCATACTCAGCCTTTTCAAACCTTTCCTTTAGCGGGGCCGACATGATTGCCCGGTCCACCATCATCATCGGCGCCTTCCTCATACCGACCATGATGAGTGTCTATATCGGGTCGATCGTCATGATCGGTACGTTCTTCATCTATACCGGATTATTTGTCCGGAGCTGGACTTCAGGGAAAGTCCTTGATGAGGGTGTGACGGCAGGAGGAAAGTAA
- a CDS encoding GNAT family N-acetyltransferase: protein MKKMNHHDYVKIKNLIQADSIAVPTFVNSVLDGVIDGIVYADSSVPETFFIGTGNGIYFAGGRPEGNLAEILNGIYRDRKNQSLRFTLFTSSSDWYHLINRHLNGEVKSMRRYQFAYIGGTDLSKKDTLPEGYSISQINPSLIERSEAFGPRYYEEYWGGTDPFIHNGFGFCLLHNGNIVSECTSIFASKHYAEIDIETMTEYQGKGLAKVLTARFISECDRRGLQPRWDCGVENGASIRLAERAGFRMENEYSILV from the coding sequence ATGAAAAAAATGAATCATCATGACTACGTTAAAATAAAAAACCTCATACAAGCAGACTCGATCGCTGTGCCAACCTTTGTGAATTCCGTTCTCGACGGGGTGATAGACGGCATTGTTTATGCTGACTCATCGGTGCCGGAAACATTTTTCATCGGTACGGGTAATGGCATTTATTTTGCCGGGGGGAGACCTGAAGGCAATCTTGCAGAAATATTGAACGGAATCTATCGAGATAGGAAAAATCAATCACTGCGATTCACTTTGTTCACCTCATCATCAGATTGGTATCACCTGATCAATAGACATCTCAACGGTGAGGTGAAGTCAATGAGAAGATATCAATTTGCCTATATCGGAGGGACGGACCTCTCCAAGAAGGACACGCTGCCAGAAGGCTATTCCATTTCACAGATCAATCCTTCTCTCATAGAACGAAGTGAAGCGTTCGGGCCCAGATATTATGAAGAATATTGGGGAGGGACGGATCCGTTTATTCACAATGGTTTCGGATTCTGTCTCTTACATAACGGAAACATTGTGAGTGAGTGCACGTCGATCTTTGCTTCGAAACACTATGCGGAAATCGACATTGAGACGATGACTGAGTATCAGGGAAAAGGGTTGGCGAAAGTTTTGACGGCCAGGTTCATCTCTGAATGTGACAGAAGGGGGCTCCAACCACGCTGGGACTGCGGTGTGGAGAATGGGGCGTCCATTCGGCTCGCAGAAAGAGCAGGATTTCGCATGGAGAATGAGTACAGTATTTTGGTGTAA
- a CDS encoding ASCH domain-containing protein: MRGLVIKSPWVDLILDGKKVWEIRGSNTKIRGTVGLIKSGSGTVVGTVKIVDSQELTLSQYRNGSARHGVESEASLQLPYKRTYAWVLEDPVIYQTPRPYKHPMGAVIWVDLSKAMEGKLK, encoded by the coding sequence ATGAGGGGATTGGTCATCAAGTCTCCTTGGGTCGACCTTATTCTGGATGGGAAGAAGGTGTGGGAAATCAGGGGCTCAAATACGAAGATCAGAGGTACGGTCGGCTTGATTAAAAGTGGGTCAGGTACCGTTGTAGGGACGGTGAAGATCGTCGATAGCCAAGAGCTGACCCTTTCACAGTATAGGAACGGGTCAGCACGGCATGGTGTCGAAAGTGAAGCGAGTCTTCAGCTGCCATACAAAAGGACGTATGCCTGGGTGCTGGAGGACCCCGTGATCTATCAAACCCCTCGTCCTTATAAACATCCAATGGGAGCCGTCATATGGGTGGATCTTTCAAAAGCGATGGAGGGAAAATTAAAATGA
- a CDS encoding cysteine hydrolase family protein: protein MGKKALVLVDVQEAFKDSKWGERNNPDAELNIQRILHLWREKGYEVIYIQHESDQPSSLFYPGNKGYELNPLVTPKEKEVIFSKKVNSSFIGTGLESYLKENGICELVITGLTTPHCVSTTARMSGNLGFTTYLISDATAAFGLTDHKGVYHRPEVIHEITLATLHDEFATILTTDEMMKEFDLV, encoded by the coding sequence ATGGGAAAGAAAGCGTTGGTTCTTGTAGATGTGCAGGAAGCGTTCAAGGACAGCAAGTGGGGAGAACGGAACAACCCCGATGCGGAGTTGAATATTCAAAGGATCCTCCACCTTTGGCGTGAAAAGGGATATGAAGTGATTTATATTCAGCACGAATCGGATCAGCCATCGTCCCTGTTCTACCCTGGGAATAAAGGGTACGAGTTGAATCCGCTCGTAACGCCTAAGGAGAAGGAGGTCATTTTTTCAAAGAAAGTAAACAGCAGCTTCATCGGGACCGGTCTGGAATCATATTTGAAAGAGAACGGGATATGCGAACTGGTCATAACCGGATTGACCACCCCTCATTGTGTATCCACGACTGCCAGGATGAGTGGAAATCTTGGGTTCACAACATATCTTATTTCCGATGCGACGGCAGCATTTGGCCTGACTGATCACAAAGGGGTGTATCATCGTCCCGAAGTGATACATGAAATCACTTTAGCCACCCTGCATGATGAGTTTGCCACCATTCTCACCACCGATGAAATGATGAAGGAGTTTGACCTGGTATGA